Proteins from one Thermococcus bergensis genomic window:
- a CDS encoding D-aminoacyl-tRNA deacylase, producing the protein MKVIMTTSVDLASMNIKHKLVEHFGFKETEQEFDKSPVYRWKDVLLLTTDREMIYYDNLDIEIAKQLNITPEIIIFASRHSSEKKLPALTTHVTGNWGKAMYGGKDESLAIAEPRAMKLALLKLHELNTLDWTVCYEATHHGPSELEVPSLFVEIGSSEEEWKNGEAGEIVAETIVYVLDNYQKSKFKTAVGIGGGHYAPKQTKTALISDIAFSHIAPKYTHPLSKEMLVKAINRTSGKIDAIYVDWKGSKGETRQVAKSLAEELGLEFIKD; encoded by the coding sequence ATGAAGGTTATCATGACGACCAGTGTTGATTTGGCTTCCATGAACATCAAGCACAAGCTGGTTGAACATTTTGGATTCAAAGAAACAGAGCAAGAATTCGATAAAAGCCCTGTCTATCGTTGGAAGGACGTCCTTCTATTGACAACAGATAGAGAAATGATATACTACGATAATCTAGACATAGAGATAGCAAAGCAGCTTAACATAACCCCGGAGATAATAATCTTCGCATCGAGGCATTCAAGTGAGAAGAAGCTCCCGGCTTTAACGACCCATGTCACTGGAAACTGGGGAAAGGCTATGTACGGAGGGAAAGATGAAAGCTTAGCTATTGCAGAACCAAGGGCAATGAAACTTGCTCTTCTAAAGCTACACGAATTAAATACTCTGGATTGGACAGTATGTTATGAGGCGACCCATCACGGCCCAAGTGAACTTGAAGTGCCCTCTCTTTTTGTAGAAATTGGCTCCAGTGAAGAGGAATGGAAAAATGGGGAAGCCGGTGAGATAGTTGCGGAGACAATTGTCTATGTTTTGGACAACTACCAAAAAAGTAAATTCAAAACCGCAGTTGGGATCGGCGGGGGGCATTATGCTCCAAAGCAAACAAAAACAGCCCTAATTTCAGATATTGCTTTTTCGCATATAGCCCCAAAATACACTCATCCCTTATCCAAAGAAATGCTTGTTAAAGCCATAAACAGAACATCAGGAAAAATTGATGCGATTTATGTTGATTGGAAGGGCAGTAAAGGGGAAACAAGGCAAGTTGCAAAGAGTTTGGCTGAAGAGCTGGGTTTGGAATTTATCAAAGACTGA
- a CDS encoding 50S ribosomal protein L1 gives MAFDKQKIVEAVKEAKARAKPRNFTQTVEVAVNLKDIDLRKPENRFKLEVVLPHGRGKEPKIAVIADGAVAEAAKKLGLDVISGEELDELASNPRAARKLAKKYDFFIAAAPLMPKIGKTLGRFLGPRNKMPVVVPPTVTDLTPFVEKLKKTVRIQLKNNPVVHAPVGTEDMDDEKLAENIETVLNAIIGKLERGENQVRSVYVKTTMGPAVKIEG, from the coding sequence ATGGCCTTTGACAAGCAAAAAATCGTGGAAGCGGTGAAGGAGGCTAAAGCCCGGGCTAAGCCGCGCAACTTCACACAGACCGTCGAAGTGGCAGTAAACCTCAAGGATATTGACCTTAGAAAACCTGAAAACAGGTTTAAGCTTGAGGTTGTACTGCCACACGGCCGTGGGAAGGAGCCAAAAATCGCGGTCATCGCTGATGGTGCCGTTGCCGAGGCGGCTAAAAAGCTCGGGCTTGATGTAATTAGTGGTGAGGAATTGGATGAATTGGCGAGCAACCCAAGGGCTGCGAGAAAACTAGCCAAGAAGTATGACTTTTTCATAGCAGCTGCTCCGCTGATGCCAAAGATTGGTAAAACCTTGGGTAGGTTCTTAGGTCCAAGAAACAAGATGCCTGTGGTAGTTCCACCTACAGTAACGGATCTTACTCCGTTTGTTGAAAAACTTAAAAAGACCGTGAGAATACAGCTCAAGAACAACCCAGTAGTGCACGCTCCAGTTGGCACGGAAGACATGGACGACGAAAAGCTCGCAGAGAACATTGAGACAGTGCTCAATGCAATAATCGGAAAGCTTGAAAGAGGAGAAAACCAAGTTAGGTCAGTATACGTCAAGACAACAATGGGCCCAGCTGTAAAAATAGAGGGGTGA
- the rpl12p gene encoding 50S ribosomal protein P1, whose product MEYVYAALLLHAAGKEITEENIKAVLQAAGVEVDEARVKALVAALEGVNIEEVIEKAAMPVAVAAAPAAAPAAGAPAEAAQEEQQEEEEEEKEEEALAGLGALFG is encoded by the coding sequence ATGGAGTATGTATATGCTGCTTTATTGTTACACGCCGCTGGTAAGGAGATAACCGAAGAGAACATAAAGGCTGTACTCCAAGCTGCTGGAGTAGAGGTTGACGAGGCAAGAGTGAAGGCTCTCGTTGCAGCCCTTGAGGGCGTCAACATCGAAGAGGTTATAGAGAAGGCCGCAATGCCAGTTGCAGTTGCAGCCGCTCCAGCTGCAGCTCCAGCTGCTGGAGCTCCTGCAGAGGCTGCTCAAGAAGAGCAGCAAGAAGAGGAAGAGGAAGAGAAGGAAGAAGAGGCTCTCGCTGGACTTGGAGCCCTCTTCGGCTGA
- a CDS encoding IS6 family transposase has product MKSETIIYWVVSALKPFRRNKIPPEKKIRGVELYLRGLSYRQTARILKISHVTVWEAVQKLAEAVYKPKILAVKKQRNFIAVDETVIKINGKKRFLWAAIDVESKEVLAVWITTVRNWWVARDFILVVLKSCEGQPVFLVDRASWYKSAFKSLGLGYLHVTFGPRNSVERWFRTLKERTKRFWNNFRSEDWRRVHRFVFLFAFWYNFVRIHSSFGGPPGDFAEWLQEVMPQLS; this is encoded by the coding sequence ATGAAGTCTGAAACCATTATTTACTGGGTGGTTTCAGCCTTAAAACCCTTTCGTCGCAACAAAATCCCACCAGAAAAGAAAATCAGGGGAGTAGAATTATACCTGCGAGGCCTCAGTTACCGGCAAACCGCCAGAATCCTCAAAATCAGTCACGTAACAGTCTGGGAGGCCGTCCAAAAACTCGCAGAAGCAGTTTACAAGCCAAAAATCCTCGCAGTCAAAAAACAGCGAAACTTCATCGCAGTTGACGAAACAGTAATAAAAATCAACGGAAAGAAAAGATTCCTCTGGGCTGCAATTGACGTTGAGAGCAAGGAAGTTTTGGCAGTCTGGATTACGACTGTTAGAAACTGGTGGGTTGCCAGGGATTTCATCCTGGTTGTTTTAAAGTCGTGTGAAGGGCAGCCTGTCTTTCTGGTTGACAGGGCTAGCTGGTATAAGTCTGCTTTTAAGAGTCTGGGGTTGGGTTATCTGCATGTGACTTTCGGGCCGAGGAACAGTGTTGAGCGCTGGTTTAGGACGTTGAAGGAAAGAACAAAGCGTTTCTGGAATAATTTCAGGAGTGAGGACTGGAGAAGGGTTCATAGGTTTGTTTTTCTGTTTGCCTTCTGGTACAATTTTGTCAGAATTCATTCTAGTTTTGGTGGTCCGCCTGGTGATTTTGCTGAGTGGCTTCAGGAGGTGATGCCCCAGTTATCCTAA
- a CDS encoding HXXEE domain-containing protein: MKPAQYYEWLKREWAKVGLILSIYLVVFLFVFVRNYDFVVFLILLQTPLYMLHQTEEYVFPGGFDKFFNTKILKTEAENGPLNPTFVFFLNVLLIWVALPLFGLLSTINYKFGLWIPYFSLFAGIAHILLSIRARRVYNPGLFVSLSLNIPVSLWSIIFLMNQGILSSFLNFHFVIGLAINASLPIMAVILLRNYRKRETLTSSKS; this comes from the coding sequence ATGAAGCCTGCTCAATATTATGAATGGTTGAAGAGGGAATGGGCAAAGGTGGGTCTGATTCTTTCTATTTATCTCGTTGTTTTCTTGTTTGTGTTTGTGCGCAATTATGATTTTGTAGTGTTCCTTATCCTATTGCAAACACCTCTCTACATGCTTCATCAGACAGAAGAGTACGTTTTTCCAGGAGGATTTGATAAGTTTTTCAATACAAAAATACTCAAGACAGAAGCAGAAAATGGGCCTCTAAATCCTACCTTCGTTTTCTTTTTAAACGTTCTCTTAATATGGGTAGCTTTACCATTGTTTGGTTTGTTGTCAACTATTAATTATAAATTCGGTCTCTGGATTCCGTATTTTTCACTATTTGCAGGGATAGCTCATATTTTGTTGTCAATCAGGGCTAGGAGGGTATATAACCCAGGGCTGTTTGTAAGTTTGTCTCTGAACATTCCTGTGAGTCTGTGGTCAATTATTTTCCTAATGAATCAGGGTATTCTTAGTAGCTTCTTGAACTTCCACTTCGTAATAGGACTAGCTATAAATGCCTCACTTCCAATTATGGCAGTAATTCTGCTTAGAAACTATAGAAAAAGAGAAACTTTAACCTCTTCTAAATCCTAA
- the dcd gene encoding dCTP deaminase encodes MILPDHKIRKEILIEPFSEESLQPAGYDLRVGKEAMVNGRFIDVEKEGKVVIPPKGHALILTLERVKLPDDIMGDMRLRSTFAREGLLGSFAWVDPGWDGNLTLALFNSSEEEVVLHYGERFVQIAFIRLEEPARNPYKGSYQGSQHLVLSKRKSKK; translated from the coding sequence ATGATACTGCCAGACCACAAAATTAGAAAGGAAATCCTAATAGAACCATTCAGCGAAGAATCTCTTCAACCAGCAGGTTACGACCTAAGGGTCGGAAAAGAAGCCATGGTCAATGGAAGGTTCATAGATGTTGAAAAAGAAGGGAAGGTGGTTATTCCCCCCAAAGGACATGCCTTGATCCTGACCCTAGAAAGAGTGAAGCTCCCTGATGACATCATGGGAGACATGAGACTGAGAAGCACCTTTGCAAGGGAAGGTCTTTTGGGGAGCTTTGCATGGGTAGATCCGGGATGGGACGGGAACCTCACGTTAGCATTGTTTAACAGTTCTGAAGAAGAAGTAGTCCTCCATTACGGGGAGAGGTTCGTACAGATAGCATTCATAAGACTTGAAGAGCCAGCGCGCAATCCGTACAAGGGCAGTTATCAGGGAAGCCAACATTTAGTTTTATCCAAGAGAAAATCCAAGAAATGA
- a CDS encoding 50S ribosomal protein L11, whose translation MTKKQVVEVLVEGGKATPGPPLGPAIGPLGLNVKQVVDRINEATKDFVGMQVPVKIIVDPVTRQFEIEVGTPPVSQLIKKELGLEKGSSEPVRTIVGNLTMEQVIKIARAKKQQMLAADLKAAAKEVIGTALSMGVTVEGKDPREVQKEIDEGVYDEVFAKAE comes from the coding sequence ATGACAAAAAAGCAAGTTGTTGAAGTGTTGGTTGAAGGTGGTAAAGCTACTCCTGGTCCTCCATTAGGTCCAGCAATTGGTCCACTCGGATTGAACGTTAAGCAGGTAGTTGATAGAATAAACGAGGCAACAAAAGATTTTGTGGGAATGCAGGTTCCAGTTAAGATCATTGTAGACCCAGTGACAAGACAATTCGAGATTGAGGTCGGTACTCCCCCAGTAAGCCAGCTTATCAAGAAGGAGCTTGGCCTTGAGAAAGGTTCAAGCGAGCCAGTGAGAACCATTGTTGGCAACTTAACAATGGAACAGGTCATCAAGATAGCAAGGGCAAAGAAGCAGCAAATGCTTGCGGCTGACCTAAAAGCTGCAGCTAAGGAAGTCATAGGAACAGCATTAAGCATGGGAGTTACCGTAGAAGGTAAAGACCCAAGAGAAGTGCAGAAGGAAATCGACGAAGGAGTTTATGATGAAGTGTTTGCAAAGGCAGAGTGA
- a CDS encoding IS6 family transposase — protein MKLNTPRRNKIPPEKKIRGVELYLRGLSYRQTARILKISHVTVWEAVQKLAEAVYKPKILAVKKQRNFIAVDETVIKINGKKRYLWAAIDVESKEVLAVWITTVRNWWVARDFILVVLKSCEGQPVFLVDRASWYKSAFKSLRLGYLHVTFGPRNSVERWFRTLKERTKRFWNNFRGKDWRRVHRFVFLFAFWYNFVRIHSSFGDPPGDVTEWLQEVMPQLS, from the coding sequence GTGAAACTAAACACGCCCCGTCGCAACAAAATCCCACCAGAAAAGAAAATCAGGGGAGTAGAATTATACCTGCGAGGCCTCAGTTACCGGCAAACCGCCAGAATACTCAAAATCAGTCACGTAACAGTCTGGGAGGCAGTCCAAAAACTCGCAGAAGCAGTTTACAAGCCAAAAATCCTCGCAGTCAAAAAACAGCGAAACTTCATCGCAGTTGACGAAACAGTAATAAAAATCAACGGGAAGAAAAGATACCTCTGGGCTGCAATTGACGTTGAGAGCAAGGAAGTTTTAGCAGTCTGGATTACGACTGTTAGAAACTGGTGGGTTGCCAGGGATTTCATTCTGGTTGTTTTAAAGTCGTGTGAAGGGCAGCCTGTCTTTCTGGTTGACAGGGCGAGCTGGTATAAGTCTGCTTTTAAGAGTTTGAGGTTGGGTTATCTGCATGTGACTTTCGGGCCGAGGAACAGTGTTGAGCGCTGGTTTAGGACGTTGAAGGAGAGGACGAAGCGTTTCTGGAATAATTTCAGGGGTAAAGACTGGAGGAGGGTTCATAGGTTTGTTTTTCTGTTTGCCTTCTGGTATAATTTTGTCAGAATTCATTCTAGTTTTGGTGATCCGCCTGGTGATGTTACTGAATGGCTTCAGGAGGTGATGCCCCAGTTATCCTAA
- a CDS encoding DNA-directed RNA polymerase subunit H, whose product MTAKKTFTIFDHVLVPEHRILSEEEKEELLKKYKIKLSQLPQIKASDPAVQALGAKPGDVIEIKRKSPTAGVYYYYRIVVED is encoded by the coding sequence GTGACGGCGAAAAAAACCTTTACAATATTTGATCATGTGTTAGTTCCCGAGCATAGAATACTCAGCGAAGAGGAAAAGGAAGAGCTACTTAAGAAGTACAAGATTAAGCTTTCTCAGTTACCGCAAATCAAAGCAAGCGATCCAGCAGTTCAAGCTCTTGGAGCCAAGCCGGGAGATGTTATAGAAATAAAGAGAAAAAGTCCCACTGCGGGGGTTTACTACTATTATAGGATTGTTGTGGAAGACTGA
- a CDS encoding transcription elongation factor Spt5, giving the protein MTSRIFAVRVTVGQEENTAKLIYSKARTYNLPIMAILAPSKVKGYIFVEATEKAAVDEAIKGIRHAKGTLPGEISFSEVEHFLEEKPAVSGFEPGDIVELIAGPFKGEKAKVVRVDEAKDEIVVELIGAIVPIPVTVRGEYVRLISKRSEE; this is encoded by the coding sequence ATGACGTCGAGGATATTTGCAGTAAGGGTAACAGTTGGACAGGAAGAGAACACTGCCAAGCTCATTTACAGTAAGGCAAGGACTTATAATCTGCCTATTATGGCTATTTTAGCACCTTCTAAGGTTAAAGGGTACATCTTTGTTGAAGCCACAGAGAAAGCCGCAGTGGACGAAGCAATCAAAGGCATCAGACATGCAAAAGGTACCCTGCCGGGGGAGATATCCTTTAGTGAAGTGGAGCACTTCCTTGAAGAGAAGCCCGCAGTCAGCGGATTTGAACCTGGAGACATCGTTGAGCTTATTGCCGGTCCGTTTAAGGGAGAAAAGGCTAAGGTTGTTAGAGTTGATGAGGCAAAGGATGAGATTGTTGTTGAGCTCATCGGTGCCATAGTCCCAATCCCCGTTACAGTTAGGGGTGAATACGTTAGGCTTATAAGCAAACGCTCAGAGGAGTAG
- a CDS encoding protein translocase SEC61 complex subunit gamma encodes MTESYIEKFKNFISESKRVFLVTKKPSWKEYKLAAKITGIGIILIGLIGMFIHIIGALIEGGA; translated from the coding sequence ATGACAGAGAGCTATATAGAAAAGTTTAAAAACTTCATCTCTGAGTCGAAGAGAGTTTTCCTCGTGACCAAAAAGCCAAGTTGGAAGGAGTATAAGCTCGCTGCTAAGATAACGGGTATTGGAATTATTTTGATAGGCCTTATTGGCATGTTTATCCACATTATTGGTGCTTTAATAGAAGGTGGAGCATAA
- a CDS encoding TAXI family TRAP transporter solute-binding subunit produces the protein MNWKTLGLILVLALGLIVSGCTQQGTQTTTQGQEITIYTGGTGGVYFPLGSRYAEILTKNDIPAKAVTSGASVANAKAIGDGNAQAAILQNDVAYYAYNGLYMFEGQAIKNIRGVAALYPETVQFIVRADSDIKTLQDLAGKKVAIGAPGSGVAVAAEQVLKAAGIWDSIEKVNQDFNEASQSLKLGQVDAAIIVSGIPTPSVNQIAVQTPVRVLPISDDILNKLRQQGYIFYVRQVVPTGTYNGVEEDTPTLAVKAMLAVSADLSEDTVYQMTKILFENLDQLRAEHQKAQAISLETALDGMSIPLHPGAIKYYEEKGLSIPEELKG, from the coding sequence ATGAATTGGAAAACACTTGGTTTGATACTTGTTTTGGCCCTTGGTTTGATTGTTTCGGGCTGTACACAACAGGGGACCCAGACAACAACCCAAGGCCAGGAAATAACCATCTATACCGGTGGAACTGGAGGAGTTTACTTCCCTCTTGGCTCCAGATATGCCGAGATTTTGACTAAAAACGATATCCCAGCTAAGGCAGTTACAAGCGGTGCAAGTGTAGCAAACGCAAAGGCAATTGGGGATGGAAACGCCCAAGCCGCGATTCTTCAGAACGATGTAGCTTACTATGCCTACAACGGCCTTTATATGTTTGAAGGACAGGCAATAAAGAACATTAGAGGCGTTGCAGCACTTTACCCAGAAACAGTCCAATTTATCGTTAGGGCAGACAGCGATATTAAGACTCTCCAAGATTTGGCCGGAAAGAAAGTGGCCATAGGTGCTCCTGGAAGCGGAGTAGCCGTTGCTGCAGAGCAAGTGCTTAAAGCAGCTGGTATATGGGACAGCATTGAAAAAGTAAATCAAGACTTCAATGAAGCCTCACAAAGTCTAAAACTCGGCCAAGTAGATGCGGCCATTATTGTTTCTGGAATTCCAACCCCATCAGTTAACCAAATAGCAGTGCAAACCCCAGTTAGAGTCCTTCCAATTTCAGATGACATTCTCAACAAGCTTAGACAACAGGGATACATATTCTATGTTAGACAAGTTGTGCCAACGGGAACATACAATGGTGTTGAAGAAGACACACCAACTTTAGCTGTTAAAGCAATGCTCGCAGTAAGTGCAGACCTTTCAGAAGATACTGTATATCAGATGACAAAGATTCTCTTCGAAAACTTAGACCAGTTAAGAGCTGAACACCAAAAAGCCCAAGCCATAAGCTTGGAAACAGCCCTCGATGGTATGAGCATACCACTCCACCCAGGAGCAATAAAATACTATGAGGAGAAAGGCTTAAGCATTCCAGAAGAGCTTAAAGGGTGA
- the ftsZ gene encoding cell division protein FtsZ: protein MLKLIENAIERTSTGTNVPVEAQTPSSDIDEELKKILEQVQAKIYVVGVGGAGCNTINRMMEVGIEGAKIIAINTDAQDLLKVRAHKKILIGKELTRGLGAGNNPKVGEEAAKESEREIREALEGADMIFITCGLGGGTGTGAAPIVAELAKKMGALTVSVVTLPFTVEGIRRIKNAEYGLERLRKNSDTVIVIPNDKLMEVAPQLPIHMAFKVSDEILVQAVKGITELITKPGLVNLDFADVKAVMKDGGIAMIGIGESDSEKRALEAATQALNSPLLDVDISGAKGALISIAGSDVKLEEAQQIIELVTSKLDPEAQVIWGIQLDPELEKTIRVMVVVTGVSSPYAVVEESESPYSPDEEKKVIKLDLTEL, encoded by the coding sequence ATGCTGAAGCTAATTGAAAATGCAATAGAAAGAACCTCCACTGGGACAAATGTTCCGGTTGAAGCACAAACCCCATCTTCTGACATTGATGAGGAGCTTAAGAAAATACTCGAACAAGTGCAGGCAAAGATATATGTTGTTGGTGTCGGTGGTGCGGGTTGCAACACTATCAATAGAATGATGGAAGTTGGAATCGAAGGTGCCAAGATAATTGCTATTAATACCGATGCTCAGGATCTTTTAAAGGTAAGGGCTCACAAAAAGATACTCATTGGTAAAGAGCTTACAAGAGGGCTTGGTGCCGGAAACAACCCAAAGGTTGGCGAAGAGGCTGCAAAAGAAAGTGAGAGAGAAATAAGGGAGGCCCTTGAAGGAGCTGACATGATCTTCATAACCTGCGGTCTTGGAGGAGGAACCGGAACTGGTGCCGCTCCAATAGTTGCGGAGCTGGCAAAGAAAATGGGAGCTCTAACAGTTTCTGTAGTAACGCTTCCATTTACTGTTGAAGGCATAAGAAGAATTAAAAACGCTGAATACGGTCTTGAGAGGCTTAGAAAGAACAGCGACACTGTTATCGTTATTCCGAATGACAAGCTCATGGAAGTTGCACCCCAGTTACCAATTCACATGGCATTCAAAGTTTCAGATGAGATTCTCGTCCAGGCTGTTAAGGGCATTACAGAACTGATTACAAAGCCAGGTCTGGTTAACCTCGACTTTGCCGATGTAAAGGCAGTTATGAAAGACGGCGGCATTGCCATGATTGGTATTGGGGAAAGTGACAGCGAAAAGAGAGCTTTAGAGGCAGCAACACAGGCATTGAACAGCCCATTACTTGATGTGGACATAAGCGGCGCTAAGGGGGCATTAATAAGCATTGCAGGAAGCGACGTTAAACTCGAAGAGGCACAGCAGATAATTGAGCTCGTTACAAGCAAGCTTGATCCAGAGGCGCAGGTTATCTGGGGAATACAACTTGACCCAGAGCTTGAAAAGACAATTAGAGTAATGGTCGTTGTGACTGGAGTTAGCTCTCCTTATGCAGTAGTTGAGGAATCCGAAAGCCCATATTCCCCGGATGAAGAAAAGAAAGTCATCAAGCTCGATTTAACCGAGCTTTGA
- a CDS encoding DUF1850 domain-containing protein, with amino-acid sequence MNRLKGFLFLLPFFAILLFPVDVLIISDGTHSYVGLLGEKDVEITYIHSVQRSEVIEELKVNKTGIYAIGMLWKDFGAGLPEDVQYSESGYYVKKVNIPLGKSLSFWFIPLNHAKIIVNKDVVLSITKEALVNFNVKKCPLILAIMGRCGYGN; translated from the coding sequence GTGAATCGCTTGAAGGGGTTTCTTTTTTTGCTCCCCTTTTTTGCAATACTTCTTTTTCCTGTAGACGTCCTTATAATTAGTGATGGGACTCACTCTTATGTGGGTCTTCTTGGTGAAAAGGACGTAGAAATCACGTACATTCACAGTGTTCAGAGAAGTGAAGTCATAGAAGAGCTTAAAGTCAATAAAACGGGTATTTATGCCATCGGGATGTTGTGGAAGGACTTTGGAGCGGGTCTTCCAGAGGACGTCCAATACTCGGAAAGTGGATATTATGTTAAAAAAGTCAACATTCCCCTCGGGAAGAGCCTCAGCTTTTGGTTTATTCCTTTAAATCACGCAAAGATTATCGTGAACAAAGATGTCGTATTGTCTATAACAAAAGAAGCTCTTGTGAATTTTAATGTGAAAAAATGCCCGCTTATACTTGCCATAATGGGGAGGTGCGGATATGGAAATTGA
- a CDS encoding 50S ribosomal protein L10 gives MAHVAEWKKKEVEELAKLIKSYPVVALVDVADVPAYPLSKMRESLRGKAVLRVSRNTLIELAIKKAAQELNNPELEKLVDHIQGGAAILVTEMNPFKLYKFLEESKKPAPAKPGVPAPKDIVVPAGPTPLSPGPLVGEMQALGIPARIEKGKVSIQKDTVVLKAGEIITPQLANILNQLGIEPLEVGLKLLAAYEDGIVYTPEVLAIDEEQYISMIQQAYMHAFNLSVNVAYPTKQTIEAIIQKAFLGAKNVAVEAGYITKETAGDILGKAFRVALLIAQQLPEDLLDEKTKELLNQQAQVIAAQPQPAEKAEEKVEEEEEEEKEEEEALAGLGALFG, from the coding sequence ATGGCTCACGTTGCTGAGTGGAAGAAAAAGGAAGTTGAAGAACTTGCCAAGCTTATCAAGAGCTATCCAGTGGTTGCCCTTGTAGACGTGGCAGATGTTCCAGCTTACCCCTTATCAAAGATGAGGGAAAGCCTTAGGGGCAAGGCTGTGCTTAGAGTTTCAAGGAACACATTAATCGAACTTGCAATCAAGAAGGCAGCTCAGGAGCTCAATAATCCAGAGCTTGAAAAGCTTGTTGATCACATACAAGGTGGAGCGGCTATCCTTGTTACAGAAATGAACCCATTCAAGCTTTACAAATTCCTGGAAGAGAGTAAAAAGCCAGCTCCAGCTAAGCCCGGAGTTCCAGCTCCAAAAGACATTGTGGTTCCTGCTGGACCAACACCTCTCTCACCAGGACCTCTCGTAGGTGAGATGCAGGCTTTGGGAATTCCTGCAAGAATTGAGAAAGGTAAAGTTTCAATTCAAAAAGACACCGTAGTACTTAAAGCTGGCGAGATTATAACTCCTCAACTTGCTAACATCCTCAACCAGCTGGGAATTGAACCTCTTGAAGTAGGACTTAAGTTGCTCGCTGCTTACGAGGATGGCATTGTTTACACACCGGAAGTCCTCGCAATTGACGAGGAACAATACATCAGCATGATTCAGCAGGCTTACATGCACGCATTCAACTTGTCCGTAAACGTTGCATACCCAACAAAGCAAACAATCGAGGCAATCATACAAAAGGCATTCCTTGGCGCGAAGAATGTTGCTGTGGAAGCGGGGTACATTACCAAAGAAACTGCTGGAGATATACTTGGCAAGGCATTCAGAGTTGCTTTGCTCATAGCCCAGCAGTTGCCAGAGGACTTGCTTGATGAGAAGACCAAAGAACTTTTAAACCAACAAGCACAAGTTATAGCGGCTCAGCCTCAGCCAGCTGAAAAGGCTGAGGAAAAGGTTGAGGAAGAGGAAGAAGAAGAGAAAGAAGAGGAGGAGGCTCTCGCTGGATTGGGAGCTCTGTTTGGTTGA